A window from Cryobacterium sp. PAMC25264 encodes these proteins:
- a CDS encoding GyrI-like domain-containing protein has translation MPTDTVDVTAGFPVAGPAHGAGDVVVTDLPVGKAVTSIYTGPYDGMTRTYDEIAVWLRKHGLATGADMWEEYLTGPDADPDPTTWQTRIVLPLA, from the coding sequence ATGCCGACCGACACCGTGGACGTCACGGCCGGGTTCCCGGTGGCCGGGCCCGCCCACGGCGCCGGTGACGTCGTGGTCACGGACCTGCCCGTCGGCAAGGCCGTGACGAGTATCTACACGGGCCCCTACGACGGGATGACCCGCACCTACGACGAGATCGCCGTCTGGCTGCGCAAGCACGGCCTGGCAACGGGCGCCGACATGTGGGAGGAATACCTGACCGGACCCGACGCGGACCCGGACCCCACCACCTGGCAGACCCGGATCGTGCTGCCGCTCGCCTGA
- a CDS encoding S9 family peptidase, producing MNLPPLAAQKPTRRIHHNDVYVDNYEWLRDKEAPEVIAHLEAENAYTDARTAHLELLQEQIFEEIKDRTQETDLSVPVRRGQWWHYTRSVEGMEYGIHCRAPISGPDDWTPPVIEPVAGTADAASEQTARAAGLPGEQVLLDDNAEAAELDFYSLGAFDVSDDGTALLYAVDAEGDERYTVRIRIIATGENLTDEIPNTSAGALFDPTGRYVFYTTVDDAWRPDTVWRHEVGTPADTDVKVFTEPDERFWVGVGRSRSNRYLMIEAGSSVTSETYLLEAADPTGEFTVVWPRRDNVEYDVEHAVIDGEDRLLIVHNDNAVNFELVSVAAGDPQGDKRVVLPHNDRIRLESVDAFRDFVVVEYRKDGLTQVAYATKRGGGLTELSFDEALYSVGIGSNPEWNQPTIRLGYTSFVTPSTVYDYVVATGELRLLKQQPVLGHYDPSLFEQRREWAVAADGTRVPISIVYRTDLVAPGTPAPTLLYGYGSYEISIDPSFSIARLSLLDRGMVFAVAHVRGGGELGRKWYESGKTHHKRNSFTDFIACAEHLIDCGYTSPDRLVAEGRSAGGLLMGAVANLAPALFSGILAGVPFVDPLTSILDPSLPLTVIEWDEWGDPLHDAEVYSYMKSYSPLENVHQTHYPRILAVTSLNDTRVLYVEPAKWVARLREVGADALLKTEMSAGHGGVSGRYAGWRERAFDYAWIVDAAGAHPSGEGELAALGADGSTKA from the coding sequence ATGAACCTTCCTCCCCTCGCCGCCCAGAAGCCCACGCGGCGCATCCACCACAATGATGTGTACGTCGACAACTACGAGTGGCTGCGCGACAAGGAGGCCCCCGAGGTGATCGCCCACCTCGAGGCCGAGAACGCCTACACGGATGCCCGCACCGCCCACTTGGAGCTGCTGCAGGAGCAGATCTTCGAGGAGATCAAGGACCGCACCCAGGAGACCGACCTCAGCGTGCCCGTGCGCCGCGGGCAGTGGTGGCACTACACCCGCTCGGTCGAGGGCATGGAGTACGGCATCCACTGCCGCGCGCCCATCAGCGGCCCGGACGACTGGACTCCCCCGGTGATCGAGCCGGTCGCCGGCACCGCGGATGCCGCGTCGGAGCAGACCGCCCGGGCCGCCGGCCTGCCCGGTGAGCAGGTGCTCCTCGACGACAACGCCGAAGCCGCCGAGCTCGACTTCTACTCGCTGGGAGCCTTCGACGTGAGCGACGACGGCACCGCGCTGCTCTACGCCGTCGACGCCGAGGGCGACGAGCGTTACACAGTGCGGATCCGCATCATCGCCACCGGCGAGAACCTCACCGACGAGATCCCCAACACCAGCGCCGGCGCGCTCTTCGACCCCACCGGCCGCTACGTCTTCTACACGACGGTCGATGACGCGTGGCGCCCCGACACCGTGTGGCGTCACGAGGTCGGCACCCCTGCCGACACCGATGTGAAGGTCTTCACCGAGCCCGACGAGCGCTTCTGGGTCGGCGTGGGCCGCTCACGCAGCAACCGCTACCTCATGATCGAGGCCGGCTCCAGCGTCACCAGCGAGACCTACCTGCTCGAGGCCGCCGACCCCACCGGCGAGTTCACCGTGGTGTGGCCGCGCCGCGACAACGTCGAATACGACGTGGAGCACGCCGTCATCGACGGCGAGGACCGCCTGCTGATCGTGCACAACGACAACGCCGTGAACTTCGAGCTCGTCAGCGTGGCCGCGGGCGACCCGCAGGGCGACAAGCGAGTGGTGCTGCCGCACAACGACCGCATCCGCCTCGAGAGCGTCGACGCGTTCAGGGACTTCGTGGTCGTGGAGTACCGCAAGGACGGCCTCACCCAGGTCGCCTACGCCACCAAGCGTGGCGGCGGGCTCACCGAGCTGAGCTTTGACGAGGCACTCTACTCGGTGGGTATCGGCAGCAACCCGGAGTGGAACCAGCCGACCATCCGGCTCGGCTACACGAGCTTCGTGACCCCGTCCACCGTGTACGACTACGTCGTCGCCACGGGCGAGCTGCGCCTGCTCAAGCAGCAGCCGGTGCTCGGTCACTACGACCCCAGCCTGTTCGAGCAGCGGCGCGAATGGGCCGTCGCCGCCGACGGCACCCGCGTGCCCATCTCGATCGTCTACCGCACCGACCTCGTCGCCCCCGGCACCCCGGCGCCCACCCTGCTCTACGGCTACGGCTCCTACGAGATCAGCATCGATCCGTCCTTCAGCATCGCCAGGCTCAGCCTGCTCGACCGGGGCATGGTCTTCGCCGTCGCCCACGTGCGCGGCGGCGGCGAGCTCGGCCGAAAGTGGTACGAGAGCGGCAAGACCCACCATAAGCGCAACTCGTTCACCGACTTCATCGCCTGCGCCGAGCACCTCATCGACTGCGGCTACACCTCCCCCGACCGGCTCGTCGCCGAGGGACGCAGCGCCGGCGGCCTGCTGATGGGCGCCGTGGCCAACCTGGCCCCTGCCCTGTTCTCCGGCATCCTGGCCGGCGTGCCGTTCGTGGACCCGCTCACCTCCATCCTCGACCCGAGCCTGCCGCTCACCGTGATCGAGTGGGACGAGTGGGGCGACCCGCTGCACGACGCCGAGGTGTACTCCTATATGAAGTCGTACTCCCCGCTCGAGAACGTGCACCAGACGCACTACCCGCGCATCCTCGCCGTCACCAGCCTCAATGACACCCGAGTGCTCTATGTCGAACCAGCCAAGTGGGTGGCCCGGCTGCGTGAAGTGGGTGCGGATGCCCTGCTCAAGACCGAAATGTCGGCCGGCCATGGCGGCGTGTCCGGCCGCTACGCCGGCTGGCGCGAGCGGGCGTTCGACTACGCGTGGATCGTCGACGCGGCGGGCGCGCATCCGTCTGGAGAAGGCGAGTTGGCCGCCCTCGGCGCGGACGGCAGCACCAAGGCGTAA
- a CDS encoding HAD-IA family hydrolase, whose protein sequence is MSTPESAPATSTETPGEADIESVLRSVLKAVPQAEPASDADAGAGADPDADPDAIADPRTVLGRVFQGVLFDMDGTLVDSTKAVNRSWQRWADEMGFGALFSGVQHGRPAREMVADLVSAEKVESSIRRVTELELSDTDDITILPGAAELMASIPEGRRAIVTSCSRDLCHVRLNATGFDTPATVVTIDDTVKGKPAPDPFLEAADRLGIDARQCVVIEDAPAGLAAGRAAGCATIGVVGTHSAEELDADLVVPSLDRLRIELHDHGVVFSLAPLRG, encoded by the coding sequence ATGTCGACCCCCGAGAGCGCACCAGCCACGAGCACTGAGACCCCGGGTGAAGCCGACATCGAGTCCGTTCTCCGTTCGGTGCTCAAGGCCGTCCCTCAGGCCGAGCCTGCCTCTGACGCGGACGCAGGCGCAGGCGCAGACCCCGACGCGGATCCCGATGCCATCGCAGACCCCCGCACGGTCCTGGGCCGCGTCTTCCAGGGCGTGCTCTTCGACATGGACGGTACCCTCGTCGATTCGACCAAGGCCGTGAACCGGTCATGGCAGCGCTGGGCCGACGAGATGGGCTTCGGCGCACTCTTCTCCGGCGTGCAGCACGGTCGTCCGGCCCGGGAGATGGTGGCCGACCTCGTGTCCGCCGAAAAGGTCGAGTCCTCCATTCGTCGGGTTACCGAGCTTGAGCTCAGCGACACCGATGACATCACCATCTTGCCGGGTGCCGCGGAACTGATGGCGAGCATCCCTGAGGGCCGGCGCGCCATCGTCACCTCCTGCAGCCGGGACCTCTGCCACGTGCGACTGAACGCCACGGGCTTCGACACACCCGCGACCGTGGTCACCATTGACGACACTGTCAAGGGCAAGCCCGCGCCCGACCCGTTCCTGGAGGCGGCCGACCGGCTCGGCATCGACGCCCGCCAGTGCGTGGTCATCGAAGACGCGCCGGCCGGCCTGGCCGCGGGCCGAGCCGCCGGATGCGCCACCATCGGTGTCGTCGGCACCCACTCGGCCGAGGAACTCGACGCCGACCTCGTCGTGCCGAGCCTAGACCGTCTGCGCATCGAGCTGCACGACCACGGAGTCGTCTTCTCGCTCGCCCCGCTGCGGGGCTAG
- a CDS encoding EAL domain-containing protein: protein MPGSALMLEVTEEFLLVDRDRARNILMRLRSAGVLIAVDDFGTGYSSLAYLRDLPIDELKLDQSFVIPMLDDDRASALVASSIHLGHSLGMRIVAEGVETAEVLDQLAHFACDIVQGYFVSHPVAANQLERWLDDRAVLPIDVPAGR, encoded by the coding sequence CTGCCCGGCTCCGCACTCATGCTCGAGGTGACCGAAGAGTTCCTACTCGTGGACCGTGACCGAGCCCGGAACATCCTGATGCGCCTGCGCAGCGCGGGCGTGCTCATCGCGGTCGATGACTTCGGCACCGGCTACAGTTCGCTGGCCTACCTGCGTGACCTGCCCATCGACGAGCTCAAGCTCGACCAGTCCTTTGTCATCCCCATGCTCGACGACGATCGAGCCTCCGCACTGGTGGCCTCGTCCATCCACCTGGGCCACAGCCTCGGCATGCGCATCGTGGCGGAGGGCGTGGAGACCGCGGAGGTTCTCGACCAGTTGGCGCATTTCGCCTGCGACATTGTGCAGGGCTACTTCGTGTCGCACCCGGTCGCCGCGAACCAGCTGGAGCGCTGGCTCGACGACCGCGCGGTGCTCCCGATCGACGTTCCCGCCGGCCGCTGA
- a CDS encoding DUF2510 domain-containing protein has protein sequence MTATEPEIGEPRWYADPQGGPGLRWWDGTQWTAAVMGPAELGPPVQQPLPEGTPIYTASLWAIVFLPLLATAVLLSMPLRLFPADFDPTAEPFVPPVDLAGLVRNLLSVAIYAVSVGLAFADRRALERAGYVRPFHWAWSFLSPPVYIVGRSIIVQRRIGRGLTPIWVWLGVAVIGLVATLIRTVGLFSPVLG, from the coding sequence ATGACGGCGACAGAACCAGAGATCGGTGAGCCGCGCTGGTATGCCGATCCGCAAGGCGGGCCTGGCCTGCGCTGGTGGGACGGTACCCAGTGGACGGCGGCAGTGATGGGTCCGGCCGAGCTGGGTCCCCCGGTGCAACAGCCGTTGCCGGAAGGAACCCCGATCTATACCGCGAGCCTGTGGGCGATCGTCTTCCTGCCCCTGCTGGCGACGGCGGTGTTGCTGTCGATGCCGCTCCGGTTGTTCCCCGCCGACTTCGACCCCACCGCAGAACCGTTCGTGCCGCCGGTGGACCTGGCGGGCCTCGTGCGGAATCTTCTGAGCGTGGCCATCTACGCCGTATCCGTAGGATTGGCGTTCGCCGACCGGCGAGCGTTGGAGCGTGCCGGATACGTGCGCCCGTTCCACTGGGCCTGGTCGTTCCTGTCTCCGCCTGTCTACATCGTCGGCCGGTCTATCATCGTCCAGCGCCGCATCGGCCGCGGGCTCACGCCCATCTGGGTCTGGCTGGGTGTGGCCGTCATCGGACTCGTCGCCACCCTGATTCGCACCGTGGGGCTCTTCAGCCCCGTATTGGGGTGA
- a CDS encoding MarR family winged helix-turn-helix transcriptional regulator — translation MTTPEFESPDAASAGEAMAQWPNGRLLSTAARLVEHAWVEALASLGLTHAGLIVLHLLGPGARSQTELAREARVQTQTMSRTLDRLEREGLIARIRDERDARRHLVTRTDAGTAAWRQARTLEADVFPPLENADELRAALLQIIAASSARRW, via the coding sequence GTGACCACTCCCGAATTCGAATCCCCGGACGCCGCATCCGCCGGCGAGGCGATGGCGCAGTGGCCCAACGGCCGGCTGCTCTCCACCGCGGCCCGACTCGTGGAGCACGCCTGGGTGGAGGCGCTCGCGTCGCTCGGTCTCACCCACGCCGGCCTCATCGTGCTGCACCTGCTGGGCCCGGGAGCTCGCAGTCAGACCGAACTGGCTCGGGAGGCTCGGGTGCAGACCCAGACCATGTCGCGCACGCTCGACAGGCTCGAGCGAGAGGGGCTCATCGCGCGTATCCGGGACGAACGCGACGCCCGCCGCCACCTGGTGACACGCACGGATGCCGGCACCGCGGCCTGGCGGCAGGCCCGCACGCTCGAGGCCGATGTGTTTCCCCCGCTCGAGAACGCCGACGAGCTGCGGGCCGCGCTGTTGCAGATCATCGCCGCGTCATCGGCCCGGCGCTGGTGA
- a CDS encoding CYTH and CHAD domain-containing protein — MTGREQTEIERKYDVADGSQVPPLQGIRGVTAVETHDPFTLTAVYYDTGTRDLARHRIVLRRREGGSDAGWHLKTPADEGRTEVHWPLDIGQTGETGESGEPGDAGTVPDEVLEPVRAIVRDRALTPLARISTVRTTTHLLGSDAEPLAEVADDEVAASDARGGTYRKWREWEVELLAGAPDTRKERTRLLDAVEATLAAAGAHPSASVAKIARAVGVDSLTDLAVSPVLPGLLPSPALLDPESAAVIVVGALRDLTATLIANDPLARADAPDAVHKMRTTVRRLRSVLAVYGRLFEKTAVTELRFELKHLGIELGRVRDVEVRRARLAAELAAAAPHSTVDADIRLVGGARREHAEALDGVRGYLLSTRYYRTLDALDAFAEWPPFGPKAGRPAAAEIRRDLAGAVRTLAKRTDAVAGADAPEPALHEVRKAARRLRYAAEAVAQAQPVRLEPDISATKKTAKKAARKSAKAFDKAAARFDELRGRYDDIAGVAKPLVKRLGDRRDRQLLLEEVERAGQTAHEAGENTLVYGLLLARTEEPDDTVDVVLADVRKTLRRLEKMVRSLWPRRRAGAVSPAPGR, encoded by the coding sequence ATGACTGGGCGCGAACAGACCGAGATCGAACGCAAGTATGACGTCGCCGATGGCAGCCAGGTGCCTCCACTCCAGGGCATCCGCGGCGTCACGGCCGTCGAGACGCACGACCCGTTCACCCTGACGGCGGTGTACTACGACACCGGCACCAGGGACCTCGCACGCCACCGCATCGTGCTGCGTCGCCGGGAGGGCGGAAGTGACGCCGGGTGGCATCTGAAGACCCCCGCCGACGAAGGACGCACCGAAGTGCACTGGCCCCTCGATATCGGCCAGACCGGCGAGACCGGCGAGTCAGGAGAGCCCGGCGATGCCGGTACAGTGCCCGACGAGGTGCTCGAGCCGGTGCGCGCCATCGTGCGCGACCGCGCGCTCACGCCTCTGGCCCGCATCTCGACCGTGCGCACCACGACGCATCTGCTGGGCTCCGACGCCGAACCTCTCGCCGAGGTCGCCGACGACGAGGTCGCGGCCTCCGACGCCCGCGGAGGCACCTACCGCAAGTGGCGGGAGTGGGAGGTGGAGCTGCTGGCCGGTGCTCCCGACACCCGCAAGGAACGCACCCGCCTGCTCGACGCCGTCGAGGCGACCCTGGCGGCGGCGGGCGCGCATCCGTCGGCCAGCGTGGCCAAGATCGCCCGTGCGGTGGGCGTCGACTCGCTCACCGACCTCGCCGTGAGCCCGGTGCTGCCGGGCCTGCTGCCCTCGCCCGCCCTGCTCGACCCGGAGTCTGCCGCCGTGATCGTCGTGGGAGCCCTGCGCGACCTCACCGCCACCCTGATCGCCAACGACCCCCTGGCGCGAGCGGATGCGCCAGACGCCGTGCACAAGATGCGCACGACGGTGCGCCGGCTGCGCAGCGTGCTCGCGGTCTACGGTCGCCTGTTCGAGAAGACCGCCGTCACCGAGCTGCGCTTCGAACTCAAGCACCTCGGAATCGAACTGGGCCGCGTGCGGGACGTCGAGGTTCGCCGCGCCAGGCTGGCCGCCGAGCTCGCCGCCGCCGCCCCGCACTCCACAGTGGACGCCGATATCCGTCTCGTCGGGGGAGCGCGGCGCGAGCACGCGGAGGCCCTCGACGGCGTGCGCGGCTACCTGCTGAGCACTCGGTATTACCGGACGCTGGACGCCCTGGACGCGTTTGCGGAGTGGCCGCCGTTCGGACCGAAGGCCGGCCGCCCGGCCGCGGCCGAGATCCGGCGCGACCTCGCCGGGGCCGTGCGCACGCTCGCGAAGCGCACCGACGCCGTGGCCGGGGCGGATGCGCCCGAACCTGCCCTGCACGAGGTGCGGAAGGCCGCGCGCCGCCTGCGCTACGCCGCCGAGGCCGTGGCCCAGGCACAGCCGGTGCGCCTCGAGCCCGACATCTCGGCGACGAAGAAAACGGCGAAGAAGGCCGCCAGGAAGAGCGCGAAGGCCTTCGACAAGGCCGCCGCGAGGTTCGACGAACTCCGCGGCCGGTACGACGACATCGCCGGGGTCGCCAAGCCCCTCGTGAAGCGGCTCGGCGACCGGCGCGACAGGCAGCTGCTGCTCGAGGAGGTGGAACGAGCGGGCCAGACCGCCCACGAGGCCGGCGAGAACACCCTGGTCTACGGGCTACTGTTGGCGCGGACCGAGGAGCCCGACGACACCGTCGACGTGGTGCTCGCCGATGTCCGGAAGACGTTGCGCCGGCTGGAGAAGATGGTCAGGTCGCTCTGGCCCCGTCGCCGCGCTGGGGCGGTCTCACCAGCGCCGGGCCGATGA
- a CDS encoding diguanylate cyclase domain-containing protein, translating to MKLASLTAGRHPALSRTDVVVLSGIALVLVANLVGLSLHGEGFNILVDGWMALVSDWAAVVLVWLAVQQGTPRRADVILAAAAVTALAVGDTAYRLLPAASAGDVVPTLSDGAYLSFYLLMLSVVAVLARRSLRKQAWPVLLTSAVGALGASSVLAVLLSPALDGASGAPLSAPIVLSIAFPILDLLLIAALAGIAATPVRVLGRSGLLLVAGLILFATADVVYAQRVQFDPILIGTALNGAWAVGFALITVWVLVTARARRRPDHTTVASASDASAYAATAIAAPLLATAAGLVVLLVASQIEVSVLAVSLAGSALALAAIPLAFRHRLLHSLSRTDELTGLPNRRALAMDVATRLRAIDARPSALLVLDLDRFKEVNDSLGHEAGDRLIERISARLTGALQAGDLLARLGGDEFAVHLHHADRMRATAMARRLRAVTARPIVIDGLSLELGLSIGIALSPEHGSDLSVLLRKADMAMYSAKATRIGQRIYSDGDDSHDGARLRTLHELRIALTDDQLVLHYQPKIDLATDTVPGVEALVRWNHPTRGLLYPADFLDVAEKGGLMRTLTRVVLELALDQPPSGRSRDVS from the coding sequence GTGAAGCTCGCCTCCCTGACCGCCGGACGGCACCCCGCCCTGTCGCGCACCGATGTGGTGGTGCTGAGCGGCATAGCCCTGGTGCTCGTGGCCAACCTCGTGGGTTTGTCGCTGCACGGCGAGGGTTTCAACATCCTCGTCGACGGCTGGATGGCGCTCGTCAGCGACTGGGCAGCCGTCGTTCTCGTCTGGCTGGCCGTGCAGCAAGGCACGCCCAGGCGAGCAGACGTCATCCTCGCCGCCGCGGCTGTGACGGCGCTGGCCGTGGGCGACACCGCCTACCGGCTACTCCCGGCAGCCTCAGCCGGCGACGTGGTACCGACGCTCTCCGACGGCGCCTACCTGAGCTTCTACCTCCTGATGCTCAGCGTTGTCGCGGTGCTCGCGCGCCGGTCGCTGCGGAAACAGGCCTGGCCGGTGCTGCTCACCAGCGCCGTCGGCGCCCTCGGTGCCTCCTCGGTGCTGGCTGTGCTGCTCAGCCCGGCCCTGGACGGCGCCAGTGGCGCGCCGCTCTCGGCGCCCATCGTGCTGAGCATCGCCTTCCCCATTCTCGACCTGCTGCTCATCGCCGCTCTGGCCGGCATCGCCGCTACGCCCGTGCGGGTGCTGGGCCGGTCTGGCCTGCTGCTGGTGGCCGGGCTGATTCTCTTCGCCACGGCCGATGTGGTCTACGCCCAGCGGGTGCAGTTCGACCCTATTCTGATCGGCACCGCCCTGAACGGCGCGTGGGCCGTCGGCTTCGCCCTCATCACGGTCTGGGTGCTCGTGACGGCCCGCGCCCGCCGCCGGCCGGACCACACCACGGTGGCCTCCGCATCCGACGCCTCGGCCTACGCCGCCACGGCCATCGCCGCCCCGCTCCTGGCCACCGCCGCCGGCCTGGTCGTGCTCCTCGTCGCCAGCCAGATCGAGGTCTCGGTCCTCGCCGTGAGCCTAGCCGGCAGCGCGCTGGCCCTCGCCGCGATCCCGCTGGCCTTCCGGCACCGCCTCCTGCACTCCCTCTCGCGCACCGACGAACTCACCGGCCTGCCCAACCGCCGGGCCCTGGCGATGGATGTCGCCACCCGGCTCCGCGCCATCGACGCGCGCCCCAGCGCCCTCCTGGTGCTCGACCTCGACAGGTTCAAGGAGGTCAACGACAGCCTCGGCCACGAGGCCGGCGACCGCCTCATCGAACGCATCAGCGCCCGCCTCACCGGTGCCCTGCAGGCCGGGGACTTGCTCGCCCGGCTCGGCGGCGACGAGTTCGCCGTGCACCTGCACCATGCCGACCGCATGCGCGCAACGGCCATGGCCCGCAGGCTACGCGCGGTGACCGCCCGCCCCATCGTGATCGACGGCCTGAGTCTGGAGCTCGGGCTGAGCATCGGCATAGCGCTCTCCCCCGAGCACGGCTCAGACCTCAGCGTACTGCTGCGCAAGGCCGACATGGCCATGTACTCGGCCAAGGCCACTCGGATCGGCCAGCGCATCTACTCCGACGGAGACGACAGTCACGACGGGGCCCGGCTGCGCACCCTGCACGAACTGCGCATCGCCCTGACCGACGACCAGCTCGTGCTGCACTACCAGCCCAAGATAGACCTGGCCACGGACACGGTACCCGGCGTGGAGGCCCTGGTGCGCTGGAACCATCCCACCCGCGGACTGCTGTACCCGGCCGACTTCCTCGACGTGGCCGAAAAGGGCGGGCTCATGCGCACGCTCACCCGGGTGGTGCTCGAACTCGCGCTCGACCAGCCGCCGTCTGGCAGAAGCAGGGACGTGAGTTGA
- a CDS encoding HNH endonuclease signature motif containing protein, which translates to MGDKIAPRMMGGTVLDPVFPTVAAALAAGELGLDAAEEIVKGLADYKVHGRFDANPADVDAAEAGLVESATGSVYGRSTDESPITRLGDSDGFSYPADALREMALQWQAALNPDGLAPNEDLLEAKSTFSFGGLRNGLYPLRGGVTPDLKGIIQTLFNTYQSARTAPRFPTADEQESIEAGELVPGEILDDRSGGEKRADILRGILTQIAQDPRTPTMGGMPPTVMVHVSAADLLAGIGVGWIDGIDGPISMKTINQMIDNGGIRPVFFGGNGAVLALGNKARCFSPLQRRAITARDGGCIVPSCTSPAQWTELHHVIPWEHGGRTDIDNGVLLCWYHHHTINTAGWKIRMVNGMPQVKAPHWFDPTGTWRRPNQHRAHDPHTRKPPNTE; encoded by the coding sequence TTGGGCGACAAGATCGCCCCACGCATGATGGGCGGCACCGTCCTTGACCCCGTGTTCCCGACCGTCGCCGCTGCCCTGGCCGCCGGGGAACTCGGTCTGGACGCGGCCGAGGAGATCGTGAAGGGCCTGGCCGACTACAAGGTCCATGGTCGCTTCGACGCGAACCCCGCCGACGTCGACGCGGCCGAGGCGGGCTTGGTCGAATCGGCCACCGGCTCCGTCTACGGCCGCAGCACCGACGAGAGCCCGATCACCCGGTTGGGGGACTCGGACGGGTTCAGCTACCCCGCTGACGCGCTTCGCGAGATGGCCCTGCAGTGGCAAGCAGCATTGAACCCCGACGGCCTCGCCCCCAACGAAGACCTCCTCGAAGCGAAGTCCACGTTCTCCTTCGGCGGGCTCCGCAACGGCCTCTACCCCCTCCGCGGCGGAGTCACCCCGGATCTCAAAGGCATCATCCAAACCCTCTTCAACACCTACCAGTCCGCCCGCACCGCACCCCGGTTCCCCACCGCCGACGAACAGGAGAGTATCGAAGCCGGCGAACTCGTGCCCGGAGAGATCCTCGACGACCGCAGCGGCGGCGAGAAACGAGCCGACATCCTCCGCGGCATCCTCACCCAGATCGCCCAAGACCCCCGCACCCCCACGATGGGCGGAATGCCACCGACGGTGATGGTGCACGTCAGCGCCGCAGACCTCCTCGCCGGCATCGGCGTCGGCTGGATCGACGGCATCGACGGGCCGATCTCGATGAAAACGATCAACCAGATGATCGATAACGGTGGTATCCGGCCCGTGTTCTTCGGCGGCAACGGCGCTGTCCTCGCCCTAGGCAACAAAGCCCGCTGCTTCAGCCCCCTACAACGCCGCGCCATCACCGCCAGAGACGGCGGCTGCATCGTCCCCAGCTGCACCAGTCCGGCCCAATGGACCGAACTCCACCACGTCATCCCCTGGGAACACGGCGGCCGCACCGACATCGACAACGGGGTGCTGCTGTGTTGGTACCACCACCACACCATCAACACCGCCGGGTGGAAAATCCGCATGGTCAACGGGATGCCGCAAGTGAAGGCACCGCACTGGTTCGACCCGACCGGCACATGGCGACGGCCCAACCAACACCGAGCCCACGACCCCCACACCCGAAAACCCCCGAACACGGAATGA
- a CDS encoding tryptophan-rich sensory protein — protein sequence MTASRDLLRQGTVLLSAILALVGSFIGSGAAGGTPIQTASGGALAADATPIAPGGPAFAIWTPIYAGLVLYAIWQFLPRQKTDPRQRRLGYAIAASLLLNAAWILSVQFDLLWLSVPVIVLLLAVLVWIFLIVQDTRPRTLVETVLVDGTLGLYLGWVCVATAANITAVLVAAGFTGFGLSPDVWGVVVIAVAGLVGVLLAVIGRGRLTPTLALCWGLAWVAFARLTGDLLSTPTAVAAIVAVVAVVVVTVVVRVPAPRRLNASELVRA from the coding sequence ATGACAGCGTCCCGAGACCTGCTTCGCCAAGGCACCGTTCTGCTCAGCGCCATTCTCGCCCTGGTGGGATCGTTCATCGGCTCGGGAGCCGCGGGCGGCACGCCCATCCAGACAGCCTCCGGCGGCGCCTTGGCCGCCGATGCCACGCCCATCGCCCCCGGTGGTCCGGCCTTCGCGATCTGGACGCCGATCTACGCGGGCCTCGTGCTCTACGCTATCTGGCAGTTCCTGCCCCGGCAGAAGACCGATCCGCGGCAGCGCCGGCTCGGCTACGCCATCGCCGCGTCGCTCCTGCTCAACGCGGCCTGGATCCTCAGCGTGCAGTTCGACCTGCTCTGGCTCAGTGTGCCCGTGATCGTGCTGCTACTGGCCGTGCTCGTCTGGATCTTCCTGATCGTCCAGGACACCCGACCGCGCACCCTCGTCGAGACCGTCCTCGTGGACGGCACCCTGGGCCTCTACCTCGGCTGGGTCTGCGTGGCCACGGCAGCGAACATCACCGCGGTGCTGGTGGCGGCCGGATTCACCGGGTTCGGCCTGTCGCCGGATGTCTGGGGAGTCGTGGTGATCGCCGTCGCCGGGCTGGTTGGCGTGCTGCTGGCCGTCATCGGCCGAGGCCGGCTCACCCCCACCCTCGCCCTCTGCTGGGGCCTGGCCTGGGTGGCCTTCGCCCGGCTCACCGGGGACCTGCTCTCCACCCCCACGGCAGTGGCCGCCATCGTCGCCGTGGTCGCCGTCGTGGTCGTGACCGTGGTGGTGCGGGTTCCCGCGCCCCGGCGACTCAACGCATCCGAGCTGGTGCGCGCATGA